A single region of the Salipaludibacillus sp. LMS25 genome encodes:
- a CDS encoding APC family permease, which yields MTKETITLSQGISLYIAAILGSGVLFVSAITASIAGPASIGSWSIVILFSFPLAYSFASLARDFPDAGGTATFVRKSFGYHLGNIVGWFYFVAAAVGQTIVSLTGAFYLSNAFEFGLFGEVLAAVILLLIAGSFNYFGLEVSGKVALFISTSLLILLIITIIVAIPNVSFQNFQPFFSEGLYQIGTAITVIFWAFFGWEAICNLSSSFTEPRKNIVKSSMISAVIIGLLFLLLSFVTIGTGTYGSEESDFSPVAIIIQDTLGIGAKILTAIFAYLICIGTSNAFIASLTQLGYSLSRDKAFPRFLSKTHSSGVPRRMVVFSVGFAISGVIMTVVLSVTFNDLLFIPTSLGLIVYALTMLDDVQ from the coding sequence ATGACTAAGGAGACTATAACATTATCTCAAGGTATAAGCTTATATATAGCAGCAATATTAGGTTCTGGAGTATTGTTTGTTTCGGCTATAACTGCTTCCATAGCGGGTCCAGCATCGATTGGATCCTGGAGTATCGTAATATTATTCAGCTTTCCATTAGCATATAGTTTTGCCAGTCTAGCAAGAGATTTTCCTGATGCTGGTGGTACAGCAACCTTTGTTAGAAAATCTTTTGGATATCATTTAGGAAATATAGTTGGATGGTTTTATTTTGTTGCTGCTGCAGTTGGCCAAACGATTGTTTCGTTAACTGGAGCATTTTATTTGAGTAATGCTTTTGAATTTGGGTTGTTCGGAGAAGTTTTGGCTGCAGTCATACTACTACTTATTGCTGGTAGTTTTAATTATTTTGGCTTAGAAGTAAGCGGGAAAGTGGCCTTATTTATTAGCACTAGCTTATTAATTTTGCTTATTATAACTATAATTGTAGCTATTCCAAATGTTTCGTTTCAGAACTTTCAGCCTTTCTTTTCTGAAGGGTTGTATCAAATAGGGACAGCAATAACAGTTATATTTTGGGCCTTTTTTGGATGGGAGGCAATTTGTAATCTTTCTTCTAGCTTTACAGAACCACGCAAAAATATAGTCAAAAGTTCAATGATTAGTGCGGTTATCATTGGTTTATTATTCTTATTGCTAAGTTTCGTAACTATTGGAACTGGTACTTATGGAAGTGAAGAAAGCGATTTCTCGCCGGTGGCTATTATAATACAAGATACTCTTGGAATAGGAGCTAAGATATTAACTGCCATTTTTGCTTATTTGATTTGCATTGGAACATCTAACGCTTTTATTGCAAGCCTTACTCAGTTGGGATATTCCTTAAGTAGAGACAAAGCCTTCCCACGATTCTTATCTAAAACACACTCTTCGGGTGTACCCAGAAGAATGGTTGTTTTTTCAGTAGGTTTTGCCATTAGTGGGGTGATTATGACTGTTGTATTATCAGTTACATTCAATGATTTACTATTTATTCCTACCTCACTTGGTTTAATTGTATATGCTTTAACAATGCTTGATGACGTACAATAG
- a CDS encoding methylated-DNA--[protein]-cysteine S-methyltransferase, translated as MNDLFWSYWEHNKKSGIIACTENELIYVGSSNETYNAFQEWAVRSKYMNIIQKDSKLKMYKEQLSEYFDGKRTKFTTKLGIYGTSFEVEVWKTLLTIPYGKTLSYKSVSEILGKPKAYRAVASAIAKNPLLIFIPCHRVVTQSGASTGYRGGVDFKLDLLELERANSFEND; from the coding sequence ATGAATGATCTATTTTGGAGCTATTGGGAACATAACAAAAAAAGTGGCATTATTGCGTGTACAGAGAATGAATTAATTTATGTAGGTTCATCAAATGAAACATATAATGCATTTCAAGAATGGGCAGTAAGGTCAAAATATATGAACATCATACAAAAAGATTCAAAATTAAAAATGTATAAGGAACAACTTTCGGAGTATTTTGATGGAAAAAGGACTAAATTCACTACAAAGCTAGGCATATATGGAACATCGTTCGAAGTGGAAGTATGGAAAACTCTGTTGACAATTCCTTATGGAAAAACTTTATCTTATAAATCAGTCAGTGAAATACTCGGGAAACCTAAAGCATACAGAGCGGTTGCGTCGGCAATAGCTAAAAATCCTTTGTTAATATTTATCCCCTGTCATAGAGTTGTAACCCAAAGTGGTGCCAGTACTGGATATAGGGGAGGAGTAGACTTTAAATTAGATTTACTAGAACTAGAGAGAGCCAATAGCTTTGAAAATGACTAA
- a CDS encoding bifunctional transcriptional activator/DNA repair enzyme AdaA, whose product MDDYPIPNIPPVYWKAISNNDSSFDNKFYYGVKTTKIFCRPSCKSRTPNKNNVYIFKEAQLALEFGFRPCKRCQPDNLLLPNEEWVELICDWIDENFQDDMTLNSLSETFHSSQFHLQRTFNKVKGESPLSYLKKIRLTTAADKLKNTDYPIQVISSDVGFQNNAYFSTAFKKYYNVTPKNYRKQFR is encoded by the coding sequence ATGGATGACTATCCAATTCCAAATATCCCCCCTGTTTATTGGAAAGCAATCTCTAATAATGATAGCAGTTTCGATAATAAATTTTATTATGGTGTTAAAACGACTAAGATCTTTTGTAGACCATCTTGCAAATCAAGGACTCCTAATAAAAATAATGTGTATATTTTTAAAGAAGCGCAATTAGCGCTAGAATTCGGATTTAGACCATGTAAAAGATGCCAGCCAGATAATCTATTATTGCCAAATGAAGAATGGGTTGAACTTATATGTGATTGGATCGATGAGAACTTCCAAGATGATATGACTCTAAATTCTTTGTCAGAAACATTTCATTCTAGTCAGTTTCATTTACAAAGAACATTTAATAAAGTAAAAGGGGAGAGTCCCTTATCTTATCTAAAAAAAATACGATTAACTACTGCAGCAGATAAGTTAAAGAATACAGATTATCCGATACAGGTCATCTCCTCTGACGTAGGTTTTCAAAACAACGCATATTTCAGTACAGCTTTTAAAAAATATTATAACGTAACGCCAAAAAATTATAGAAAGCAATTTAGATAA
- a CDS encoding IS3 family transposase: MGKCIDNGPIESFWGTLKCKTYYLNIYKTFEALSKAIGGYIYSYNHTRYQKRLNDLSPMEYRAKAA; the protein is encoded by the coding sequence GTGGGCAAATGTATTGATAATGGGCCAATCGAATCTTTTTGGGGAACACTCAAATGTAAGACGTATTATTTAAATATTTACAAGACGTTTGAAGCGTTGTCTAAGGCAATAGGTGGTTACATATATTCTTATAATCATACTAGATATCAAAAACGACTAAACGACCTTAGTCCTATGGAATATAGAGCTAAAGCCGCTTAA
- a CDS encoding endonuclease V has translation MDNSKLKPLIEEFINEQCALFPKIQLSNTFQLEEIRFVAGVDLAYWEVNGKTYGTCCIVVIDFSTHEVGEKVYSYGEITVPYIPGFLAFRELPLIIAAAKKLTKQPDLYMFDGNGYLHYRHMGVATHASFSLNKPTIGIAKSYLKINSVDFTMPENHEGSYTDIVINNEIYGRALRTTKNVKPIFISCGNWIDLETSTEIVMRLINKESRLPIPVRLADLETHIMRDKMRKSYKV, from the coding sequence ATGGATAATTCTAAATTAAAACCTTTAATAGAAGAATTTATAAATGAGCAATGTGCCCTCTTTCCCAAGATACAACTTAGTAATACCTTTCAATTAGAAGAAATACGATTTGTTGCAGGAGTAGATTTAGCATATTGGGAAGTGAATGGTAAAACGTATGGTACATGTTGTATTGTGGTCATTGATTTTAGTACACATGAAGTTGGTGAAAAAGTTTACAGTTATGGAGAAATAACAGTCCCCTACATTCCGGGCTTTCTTGCTTTTCGTGAGTTGCCTTTAATTATAGCTGCCGCAAAAAAACTAACTAAGCAACCAGACCTTTATATGTTTGATGGGAATGGTTATTTGCATTATAGACACATGGGGGTTGCAACACATGCTTCTTTCTCTTTAAATAAACCTACAATTGGTATAGCAAAAAGTTATTTGAAGATTAATAGTGTAGATTTTACGATGCCTGAAAATCACGAAGGATCGTATACGGATATTGTCATTAATAATGAAATATATGGTCGAGCTTTAAGAACAACCAAAAATGTAAAACCCATTTTTATCTCTTGTGGTAACTGGATTGACTTAGAGACAAGTACTGAAATTGTCATGAGACTTATTAATAAAGAAAGTCGGTTACCAATACCTGTTAGGTTAGCAGATCTAGAGACACATATAATGAGGGATAAAATGCGAAAAAGTTATAAAGTTTAA
- a CDS encoding toxin-antitoxin system YwqK family antitoxin, which translates to MLNDILTKEYIIQNGLEFEKCLEYGGPYDLGIVEYTDDGKEKLFTGLAYDIYENGNIESYFYVDNGVKQGKYVEFYPNGNIKRIGNMNKNSAEGYQVEYFENKAKKYESECSAGREMTFKKYDEQGNIIEEKKEPSESDLSYAKKFSRKPKV; encoded by the coding sequence ATGTTAAATGATATACTAACGAAGGAGTATATAATACAGAACGGTTTAGAGTTTGAAAAGTGCTTAGAATACGGCGGGCCTTATGATTTAGGAATAGTTGAGTATACTGATGATGGTAAAGAAAAATTATTTACTGGCTTAGCTTACGATATTTATGAAAATGGAAATATAGAAAGTTATTTCTATGTAGACAATGGTGTTAAACAAGGGAAATATGTAGAGTTTTATCCGAATGGTAATATAAAAAGGATAGGAAATATGAATAAAAACTCGGCAGAAGGTTACCAGGTTGAATACTTTGAAAACAAAGCGAAAAAGTATGAGTCTGAATGTAGTGCTGGACGTGAGATGACTTTTAAAAAGTATGATGAACAAGGGAATATTATAGAAGAAAAAAAAGAACCAAGTGAATCAGATTTATCATATGCTAAAAAATTTAGTAGGAAGCCAAAAGTCTAG
- a CDS encoding YwqJ-related putative deaminase, translating into MIRDLKINYGILDDIVEQLTVYHQALQTMETSLHQLKVYMKTNEGEAIDAWEEKIAESEDTISEYAEQVTDLLTLFDGYVTDTTAYITPVARQAMMRVDRNDIWFNLCQISAGISQHTMNAVCATQRAPSILNLGDLSQEAREASSQNKAKLDLIRDKIKETNQTMSSKMDSLWDLYNSKVKPFENTDDDYSQKANDIKKKYTSMWEWLVEGVKNAVVTYIDFIRGVVAGLVDLVEGVLVLVGNGLILVISDIIPDEIEPAFLKNKSDSIIDDFQAVTKQLLEDPFIIVESIGQSISDAWEEEGAMYMGGYVAADVLVTIAGGKALQSGSILGDVSSTGRTVDKIGDTTQALDKAGDVAKQVDRVEDVGRGVVSRIDYLRNKYGYFTSKELNYRINLRGETLKELQKVQNMGMSKKKIGPAFAGVYDKSTGKTYYAINDYDGILPEFHPIIKSRYDSMTQEVIDSYTFTKGAGSHAEVIALNKALNANPNVSLDNFVLNVIRTGQSRTKPAGMMFPRCPHCAYLTGEFEIITEVSKNVK; encoded by the coding sequence ATGATACGTGACTTAAAGATTAATTACGGTATTTTAGATGATATTGTCGAGCAATTAACTGTTTATCACCAAGCGCTCCAAACGATGGAAACGTCCCTTCACCAACTGAAAGTCTATATGAAAACAAATGAAGGGGAAGCCATTGACGCGTGGGAAGAGAAGATAGCAGAGTCAGAGGACACCATCAGTGAATATGCCGAGCAAGTGACAGACCTTCTCACGTTGTTTGATGGTTATGTAACGGATACGACGGCGTATATCACGCCAGTGGCGAGACAGGCGATGATGCGCGTTGACCGCAATGATATTTGGTTTAATTTATGCCAAATCTCTGCAGGCATTTCACAACATACAATGAACGCTGTATGTGCCACTCAGCGAGCCCCGTCCATTCTTAACCTTGGGGACCTATCACAGGAAGCCCGGGAAGCGAGCAGTCAAAATAAAGCGAAATTAGACCTGATTCGTGATAAAATAAAAGAGACGAATCAGACGATGTCTAGTAAAATGGACAGCCTGTGGGACCTGTACAACTCAAAAGTGAAACCGTTTGAGAACACGGACGATGACTACAGTCAAAAAGCAAATGACATTAAGAAGAAGTATACCTCCATGTGGGAATGGCTCGTGGAAGGGGTTAAAAACGCGGTCGTCACGTATATAGATTTTATAAGGGGCGTTGTAGCCGGTTTAGTTGACTTGGTGGAAGGCGTACTCGTATTAGTCGGGAATGGCCTTATTCTAGTTATCTCCGACATCATACCTGACGAAATTGAACCTGCTTTTCTTAAAAACAAATCTGACAGCATAATAGATGACTTCCAAGCGGTCACGAAGCAACTCCTCGAAGACCCGTTTATCATCGTGGAATCAATTGGCCAGTCCATATCCGACGCGTGGGAAGAAGAAGGTGCCATGTATATGGGTGGCTATGTGGCAGCGGATGTGCTAGTGACCATTGCCGGAGGGAAGGCGCTACAATCGGGTAGCATCCTAGGTGATGTGAGTAGTACAGGACGAACAGTGGACAAAATAGGTGACACCACCCAAGCGCTAGACAAAGCAGGAGATGTGGCGAAGCAGGTTGATAGGGTTGAGGATGTTGGTAGAGGTGTTGTTAGTCGAATAGATTATTTACGTAATAAATACGGATATTTTACTTCAAAAGAATTAAATTATAGAATTAACTTACGCGGTGAAACACTTAAGGAATTACAGAAGGTACAGAATATGGGGATGAGTAAGAAAAAAATTGGTCCCGCTTTTGCTGGAGTATATGATAAATCAACTGGGAAGACCTATTATGCAATAAATGATTACGATGGAATATTGCCTGAGTTCCACCCTATTATAAAGTCCAGATATGATTCTATGACACAAGAAGTTATTGATTCATATACGTTTACTAAAGGTGCGGGTTCACACGCTGAAGTAATTGCCTTGAATAAAGCATTAAATGCAAATCCTAATGTCAGTTTGGATAATTTTGTTTTAAATGTAATTCGTACGGGGCAAAGTAGAACAAAACCTGCTGGAATGATGTTTCCAAGGTGTCCCCATTGTGCTTATCTTACAGGTGAATTTGAAATAATCACGGAGGTTTCAAAAAATGTTAAATGA
- a CDS encoding DUF4176 domain-containing protein, with protein MMTINRDFQLKTLLTDVIEQMVHPLEQAGSDDGKGILLALQDVFISDPQLVTQLYQAYRQSVGSLTLSHHGDNLVYEREGDDHTIRFKQAWVSFNNEHYASYLAVTLEMVREVLPLGSVVELDPLYFKPSEKTDSPTLLVITGRFIAPKGYTTYFPYKGVVYPVGEVKANAHVHFTTPLIKKVIQRGYKDESELAFELMMKKELILDRGMTSLEFSPKAMTQLQTELTKN; from the coding sequence ATGATGACTATCAACCGCGATTTTCAACTTAAAACATTGTTAACAGACGTCATCGAGCAGATGGTCCACCCGTTAGAACAGGCTGGAAGTGACGACGGGAAAGGCATCTTATTAGCGTTACAGGACGTTTTTATTAGCGATCCACAGCTAGTGACACAGTTATATCAGGCTTATCGACAAAGCGTGGGCTCACTGACGCTCTCGCATCATGGGGATAATCTTGTCTACGAAAGAGAAGGGGACGACCATACGATACGTTTCAAACAAGCATGGGTGTCCTTTAATAATGAACACTATGCCTCGTATCTTGCAGTAACGTTAGAAATGGTGAGAGAGGTTTTACCGTTAGGGTCCGTTGTCGAATTAGACCCTCTCTACTTTAAACCGAGCGAGAAAACAGATTCTCCCACGTTACTTGTCATTACAGGACGCTTTATTGCCCCAAAAGGCTATACGACGTACTTCCCTTATAAAGGTGTCGTCTATCCGGTCGGGGAAGTGAAAGCAAACGCCCATGTGCACTTCACGACACCGTTAATCAAAAAAGTGATCCAGCGAGGGTATAAAGACGAAAGTGAATTAGCTTTTGAACTGATGATGAAGAAGGAATTAATTCTAGATAGAGGGATGACCTCCCTTGAATTTTCTCCTAAGGCTATGACACAGCTACAAACAGAATTGACTAAAAATTAA
- a CDS encoding AI-2E family transporter — translation MPKSKWFLFLYSIVLILIAINLAKEVPFVFYPIAVAFSSLAPILLVGGVLYYILRPLVKLIGKFMPHTLAIVSMFLLFAGVATGLITVVGPIFVSQINNLVNSIPAFINDIETWIDNLMETEWVTRIQNEETFQNFDPSMITDNVSSVLTNMGGNIVTFLGMVFNVIMLIVVLPFVLFFLLKDGSKLPDSLLRFVPEDQSEEGQKILSDMDDTLSAYIQGQAIVSVCVGILSLIAYLIIGVDYALILSLIAMLTNLIPFIGPFIGTIPAVFVALFNDPISAVWVVLAIIIIQQIESNLISPNVMGQKLKVHPLTIILLLILAGNLAGVVGLILAIPFYAVTKTVVQNVYRLLKLRYPNLN, via the coding sequence ATGCCTAAATCAAAGTGGTTCCTTTTTCTTTATAGCATTGTCCTAATATTAATTGCTATTAACCTAGCAAAAGAAGTCCCATTCGTGTTTTATCCAATAGCAGTCGCATTCAGTTCACTTGCCCCTATACTATTAGTCGGCGGCGTTTTATATTATATCTTGCGCCCCCTCGTAAAACTGATAGGCAAGTTCATGCCACATACGTTAGCTATCGTCTCGATGTTTCTTTTATTTGCTGGTGTAGCGACTGGACTTATTACCGTTGTAGGACCTATATTTGTTTCTCAAATCAATAATTTAGTTAACAGTATACCGGCCTTCATCAATGATATTGAAACGTGGATCGATAATTTGATGGAAACGGAGTGGGTTACGCGAATACAAAATGAAGAGACTTTTCAAAACTTCGATCCTTCTATGATAACTGATAATGTGTCTAGTGTTCTTACAAATATGGGTGGGAATATCGTTACCTTTTTAGGCATGGTGTTCAATGTCATTATGCTTATTGTCGTTCTTCCTTTCGTGCTATTCTTCTTGTTGAAAGATGGTAGTAAGCTGCCCGACAGTCTTCTAAGATTTGTACCGGAAGATCAATCGGAAGAAGGGCAGAAAATCTTAAGCGATATGGATGACACACTTAGTGCTTACATACAAGGTCAAGCGATTGTCAGCGTTTGTGTTGGTATACTCTCATTAATTGCCTATCTGATTATTGGCGTAGATTATGCCTTAATCTTATCGTTAATTGCGATGCTCACAAATTTAATTCCGTTTATCGGTCCGTTTATTGGTACGATACCAGCTGTGTTTGTCGCTCTTTTCAACGATCCCATTTCAGCTGTTTGGGTCGTGCTGGCAATTATCATTATCCAACAAATTGAAAGTAATCTTATCTCACCTAATGTTATGGGACAAAAGTTAAAGGTGCACCCCCTTACCATTATTCTATTATTAATATTAGCTGGCAATTTAGCGGGAGTAGTAGGGCTTATTTTAGCCATTCCGTTTTACGCTGTAACTAAAACAGTGGTTCAAAACGTTTATCGCTTGCTTAAACTTCGTTACCCTAATTTAAATTAA
- a CDS encoding metallophosphoesterase → MTLFKKWIMTFIVVMCVMTGYIYWENSRVVVTEETIFIDNLPEEFEGFKILQVTDLHGKTFGSEQRRLVDAINDVSYDAIVFTGDMLKDDTSTDYGPTYQLLDGISNLDNALFVTGNTDPHHFEPVSKRTAKKDDFIKGMVERGVKPLDAIYAISRGESTLFFTEFEISLLDPEEELNHLKAGTGANQQDDILDRDYLTELFHDMTELDSMSDDDVLISLYHYPLVDQRIDYYQQDPSVNLRDYDLHIAGHYHGGQIRLPFIGALIVPEAYYDNYGLFPPQDRVMGLWEYDGIQQYVSTGLGASDPIKFLGFRFLNPPEINLLTLSKK, encoded by the coding sequence ATGACACTTTTTAAAAAATGGATTATGACCTTCATCGTCGTTATGTGTGTGATGACGGGATATATATACTGGGAAAATTCACGTGTGGTTGTAACTGAAGAAACGATATTTATTGACAATCTTCCAGAAGAGTTTGAAGGGTTTAAAATATTACAAGTAACAGATTTACACGGTAAAACATTCGGCTCTGAGCAGCGTAGGCTCGTGGATGCAATTAACGACGTGTCGTATGATGCTATCGTGTTTACGGGGGATATGCTGAAAGACGACACGAGCACTGATTACGGTCCAACTTATCAGTTACTAGATGGGATCTCCAACCTTGATAATGCTTTATTTGTGACAGGAAATACCGATCCTCATCATTTTGAACCTGTTTCTAAAAGAACAGCGAAGAAGGATGATTTTATTAAAGGGATGGTTGAAAGAGGCGTAAAGCCACTAGATGCCATCTACGCCATTTCTCGTGGCGAGTCTACACTGTTCTTTACAGAATTTGAAATATCTTTGCTAGATCCAGAGGAAGAATTAAATCACTTAAAGGCAGGGACAGGAGCTAATCAACAGGATGACATACTTGATAGAGACTATTTAACTGAATTATTTCATGATATGACTGAGTTAGATAGTATGAGTGATGACGATGTTCTGATTTCACTCTATCATTATCCCCTCGTTGATCAACGGATCGATTATTATCAACAAGACCCTTCAGTGAACTTGAGGGACTATGACCTTCATATTGCTGGTCATTACCACGGGGGGCAAATTAGGTTGCCATTCATAGGAGCTCTTATCGTGCCTGAAGCTTACTATGATAACTATGGATTATTTCCTCCACAAGATAGAGTCATGGGATTGTGGGAATATGACGGTATCCAGCAATATGTGAGCACTGGTTTAGGTGCTAGCGATCCGATTAAATTTTTAGGCTTTCGGTTTTTAAATCCCCCTGAAATTAATTTACTAACACTTTCTAAAAAATAG
- a CDS encoding sugar transferase, translating into MLKRLFDLTTSLVLIILFLPIMIITAILIKLTIGSPVLFHQVRPGLHEKPFTLIKFRTMSNATGKDGKLLEDHERLTGFGKFVRSVSLDELPQLFNVLKGELSLVGPRPLLMDYLPLYNDEQKRRHHVKPGITGWAQVNGRNAISWEETFQLDLYYVDNYSFKLDIKILWLTVVKVFKREGVSEKGHVTKSAFTGNGQSDSSRSVEHDTF; encoded by the coding sequence ATGTTAAAACGACTTTTTGATTTGACCACGTCCCTTGTGCTCATCATCCTCTTTCTTCCTATTATGATTATCACAGCGATCCTTATTAAATTAACGATTGGTTCACCTGTTCTTTTTCATCAAGTAAGGCCAGGGCTTCATGAAAAGCCATTCACGCTTATAAAATTTAGAACGATGTCGAACGCAACAGGTAAAGATGGTAAGCTTTTGGAGGATCATGAACGGTTGACCGGATTTGGGAAATTTGTAAGATCAGTCAGTCTCGATGAACTTCCTCAGCTTTTTAACGTACTGAAAGGGGAATTAAGCCTAGTTGGCCCAAGGCCACTTCTAATGGACTATTTACCACTTTATAATGATGAACAAAAGAGAAGACACCATGTTAAGCCTGGGATAACTGGATGGGCACAAGTGAATGGAAGGAATGCCATAAGTTGGGAAGAAACTTTCCAACTTGACCTTTATTACGTGGATAATTACAGTTTTAAACTTGACATAAAAATATTATGGTTAACTGTGGTGAAAGTGTTCAAACGAGAAGGGGTATCAGAAAAGGGACATGTGACAAAATCAGCCTTTACCGGTAATGGTCAATCTGACTCATCACGGAGTGTTGAACATGACACTTTTTAA
- the rfbC gene encoding dTDP-4-dehydrorhamnose 3,5-epimerase: MKTIDTLFSEVKVVIPTIFEDGRGFFSEVYNEQTFKEAGIELNVIQDNQSLSRRKGTLRGLHYQLHPKAQSKLVRVVRGSIYDVAVDIRRSSPTFGKWFGVELSAQNKKQLLVPAGFAHGFCTLEENTEVIYKVDASYAPELEGGIIWNDKELAIDWPVETPTLSEKDEQLPTLANAKLFD; the protein is encoded by the coding sequence TTGAAAACGATCGATACACTTTTTAGTGAAGTGAAAGTTGTTATTCCTACTATCTTTGAAGATGGTCGTGGATTCTTTTCTGAGGTATATAATGAACAAACATTTAAAGAAGCCGGTATTGAGTTAAATGTCATCCAAGATAATCAGTCATTATCTCGGAGAAAAGGGACTTTGCGCGGCTTACATTATCAACTGCACCCAAAAGCACAAAGTAAGTTAGTTCGTGTTGTGAGAGGCAGTATTTATGATGTGGCTGTGGATATTCGCCGATCATCTCCTACATTTGGTAAGTGGTTTGGTGTTGAATTATCTGCACAAAATAAAAAACAATTATTAGTTCCAGCCGGTTTTGCCCATGGATTTTGTACGTTAGAGGAGAACACAGAGGTCATTTACAAAGTGGATGCCTCCTATGCTCCTGAGCTTGAAGGGGGCATCATTTGGAATGATAAAGAGTTAGCGATTGACTGGCCTGTGGAGACCCCTACTTTATCTGAAAAAGACGAGCAATTACCTACATTAGCAAATGCCAAATTATTTGATTAA
- the rfbB gene encoding dTDP-glucose 4,6-dehydratase, protein MNLLVTGGAGFIGSHFIKHIINTHPTYQVINFDALTYAGNLDNVAEVSHLSRYHFVKGDIADRGAVLAVMNEYDIDAVINFAAESHVDKSIEGPDVFVKTNVLGTQTLLHAALENNIKRFIQISTDEVYGSLGADGYFTEKTPLAPNSPYSASKASADLIVRSYFETFNMNVNITRCSNNYGPNQNGEKLIPLMISKAIAGEKLPVYGSGLNVRDWLHVKDHCQAIDDVLHKGKPGEVYNIGGDNEWTNIDIVKKILNELNASEELITFVTDRKGHDHRYAIDPAKITAELGWTPQYDFAEGLIETINWYKSRLVLESAE, encoded by the coding sequence ATGAATCTATTAGTAACTGGTGGTGCAGGTTTTATTGGCAGTCACTTTATCAAACATATCATTAACACGCATCCAACCTATCAGGTGATTAATTTTGATGCCTTAACATACGCAGGAAATTTAGATAACGTAGCAGAAGTTAGTCATTTATCTCGTTACCATTTCGTAAAAGGGGATATTGCAGATCGCGGGGCAGTATTGGCGGTGATGAATGAATATGATATTGATGCGGTCATTAATTTTGCTGCAGAAAGTCATGTGGATAAAAGTATCGAAGGGCCGGACGTATTCGTTAAAACAAATGTGCTCGGTACACAAACACTCCTTCATGCTGCTCTTGAAAATAATATTAAAAGATTCATCCAAATCTCTACAGATGAAGTTTATGGTAGCTTAGGTGCTGACGGTTACTTCACTGAAAAAACACCTCTTGCACCAAATAGCCCTTATTCGGCAAGTAAAGCATCTGCTGACTTAATTGTACGCTCGTATTTTGAAACTTTTAACATGAACGTTAATATTACGCGTTGTTCAAATAATTACGGCCCAAATCAGAACGGAGAAAAGTTAATCCCCCTTATGATATCAAAAGCGATAGCAGGCGAAAAACTTCCTGTATATGGATCTGGCCTTAATGTACGTGATTGGCTCCATGTAAAAGACCATTGTCAGGCGATAGACGACGTTCTTCATAAAGGAAAGCCAGGGGAAGTCTATAATATTGGTGGCGATAATGAGTGGACGAATATTGATATAGTTAAAAAAATATTAAACGAACTAAATGCATCAGAGGAATTAATTACGTTTGTAACTGACAGAAAAGGCCATGATCATCGATATGCTATTGATCCAGCGAAAATAACGGCTGAACTAGGTTGGACACCTCAATATGATTTTGCTGAAGGTTTAATTGAGACGATCAACTGGTATAAATCCCGTCTTGTCTTAGAGTCAGCAGAATAA